AATGCTTCATTTATTTTTACAGATTTTAATTTTCTTGATCCTAAAATTGTTAATGTTATTCCCATTTTTTCAACTACAAATTCTTTTTTTGCAATTTCTTTTTCTTTTAGTTCCATTTCGCTTTGCATTTTTTTTGCTTGTTTTAACATTTCTTGTATATTCATTGTTTTCTCCTATTTTGTTATTTTTAATTTATCTCCAAATGTTTCTTTTAATTTATCTATACTTTGTTTTGATTGGAAATTTGTTGGATTTTTCATATTGCATGTCATAGGCACTATTTTTCTTTGTGAAATTTCCACTCTATTTTCTCTTCAATACTGACTGGCTTTTTCTAATTTATTTCTATTAACTACAAAAATACAAATTTCTTTAGAAAAAACTGATTTTATATATTCATGGAATTGAAATTCTTCTAAATATTGTAAGTATGCATTAATGATACTTTGATAATCTGCTAAGAAAATAATGAATTTTTCTGCAGCAAGTATTAATTTTATGTTTGAAAATAATTTTTTATAGTTATCATATGCAGGATTTTTATCAGTATCTAGACTTTTTAAAATATTACTTTTATAAATAACAGATCAATTTGTTGGATTTGATTCATGTTTTTCTTTTTGACTTATTAACATCATATTAATAATGTCATCAACTTCTATTTCTTTTGGTTTTTTTGTTGTTTGAATGAAGTTAGAATTGTTTTCATAATCATCATTTGAATCAAAAATATCAGATGCGACAATTTCTTCTTCATCTTCTTCTTGATTTAAAATACTATCTTGAACTATTTCTTGTTCGCTTGTTAAATCATTTTGAATAACTGCAAATTCTTGGGTATTATGTAAAATTGAATTAATTTTTTGATTAGTTGATTGTTTTTCAATAATGGTATCATTTACTATGTCATCAATAGGTAAAAATTTATTAATGTCTTTTGCATATGAATTTCGAGAATTTTGGTTATTTTGTTTAATGTTATCTGCATATGCGGTATTTGAATTTAAGTCATTAATTTCATTATCTTTTTCTACTGTTTTGTAAATATTTTCATTATTATTTTCAAAATTTTGCTGATCGTTTAATGAATTATCTTCTAAACCAGTTCAGTCCTCTTCTATGCTTTGTTGATTATTTTCAATTTCTAATAAATCTTCATTTGAATCTTTGGGTGCTGAAAATTCTTGAAAATCATCATTAATTGACATTTGATTTTCTTTAATTTCAGTAGTAATTTGATTTTGAAAATCAGTGGTTTCAATATTGGTGTTTTTATGAATATCTCCATAAAGTTTAATTAATGATATTTCAAACTGTTGTTTTGGTGTATCAGAATATTTTATATCTTTAAGAAGTTGAATGAAGTGATCTAAAATTAAATAAGAGTTTGATAAATTTAATTTTAAATTTTTAATTTCTAGTTCCTGAGAATTAATTAATAATTCTGGATCATTTGTTTGTTTGTATATAATAAAATCTTTTAATATATCTAATAAGTGAATAATTAAACGTTCAGTATCTATTCCATTGTCAAAAATATTTTCATTATATTTTAGTGTTTCATTTAATGAATTAAAAGAAATTAAATTTAGCAATTCAATTATCGTTTCATTTGATGTCAAGCTAAAAATTATTTCAACATCTTTTTTTGTCACTTTTTTTTCACCACTAAAAATAGATACTTGATCTGCCATAGTTAATGCATCTCTCATCGCTCCATTACTTAGTGTAGCTAGTAATTTAAGAGCATCTTCTTCGAATTCAATATTTTCTTTTTCATAAACATACTTAAGTTGTTCAATAATAAATTTATTTTCAATTTTTCTGAAATTAAATCTTTGAACACGACTTAAAACAGTCATCGGGATTTTTTGAGGATCGGTGGTTGCTAATATGAAAATAACATGTAGTGGTGGTTCTTCAATAGTTTTTAAAAGTGCATTTCATGCTGATTTTGATAGCATATGTACTTCATCAATAATATAAATTTTATATTTTGAACTAGTAGGAAGATTTTTAATTTTTTCTTTTAAGTTTCTAATATCATCTATACCAGTGTTTGAAGCTGCATCAATTTCAATTATATCTAAACTATTATCAACATTTTTTATACACTTTTCACACGCTTCAAATGAATTTTCTTCATTATGTGAACAATTTAAAGTAGAGGCAAAAATTTTAGCTATTGATGTTTTACCCGTCCCTCTTGGCCCACTAAATAAATAAGCATGAGATACTTTGTTATTTAAAATAATATTTTTTAATGTTTTTACAATATGTTCTTGACCTTTTACTTCATTAAAATTTCTTGGTCTATATTGTCTATATAAAGCTTTATAAGTATTATTAGTCAATTTTACTCCTTAATAACTTATTTTAATTTTACCACATAAAAAATATAAAAAAGAGATATAAATATCTCTTTAAAATATATTTATTTTAATTCTAAAACGTGTTTTAAAACTCTTACATATTGGCTTACAAAACTTTGTTCATTGTCGTATCAACCAAAAACTTTATATAATTTTTTGCCATCAACTTCAATAACACTTGTTAAAAGCGAATCAAATCATGCACCATGTGAACCGATAATATCGCTAGATACTATAGGTTCATCAGTAAAAATAAGTGATTCTGAAGCGTTTTGTTTCATTAATTCATTAATCTCTTTAACAGTAGGTTCTTTTTCAAGTTCTAAAGTTAAATCAACAATTGAACCAGTAACAGTTGGAACTCTTAAAGCAATTCCGTCCATAACTCCTGCTAATTCAGGAATTACCAATCCTATAGCTTTTGCTGCTCCTGTTGTTGTAGGAACTATATTCATAGCAGCTGCTCTTGCTCTACGTAAATCTCTATGAGGTCCATCTTGAAGATTTTGATCAGCTGTATATGCATGAACTGTTGTCATAAAACCTTTTTTAATTTTATATTCTTTATTTAAAATATTTGCAATAGGAGCTAAACAGTTTGTTGTACATGAGGCAGTACTGATAATTTTATCTTCATTTGTTAGTATATTTTCATTAACTGAATATACTATTGTTTTAACGTTATTTGAACCTTTTGAAGGAGCTGTAATAATTACTTTTTTTGCTCCTGCTTCAATATGTAATGAAGCACCTTCTTCGGTTGTAAAGCGTCCTGTCGCTTCAACAACCACGTCAACATCTAGTGATTTTCATGGGAGATTTTTTGGATCCTTTTCACTAAATATAGGAATTATTTTTTCATCAACTATAATATTATTTTCACTAAAAGTTACATCGTGATTAAATTTTCTATGTGCAGTGTCGTATTTTAATAAGTGAGCTAATGTTTGAGAATTTGTCAAGTCATTAATGGCTACTATTTCTATATCTTTTTCTTCAAAAATATCTCTAAATACTAATCTTCCGATTCTTCCGAAACCATTAATTGCTATTTTTTTTGTTTTTTGCATATTTGTCCTTTCTTACAAACTATCACTATAATGATTTTAATTTAAAAATTTCAAAAATTATTTTTTTAATGTATCAAAATTTTCGTTTATTAATTTTACTAAAATATTTTTTAAATTTTTAAAAGTTTTTTCGTCAAAATTATTTGTATTACTAATTAACTGTGTTGATTTTTTTTCTATATCAACAAAACTAAAAATATATGTCATTTTTTGCATTTGAGTTCTAGACATTAAAATATTCATAATATATTCTTGAAAAAACCAAAGAGGTTTATTAATCAAGCCTAAACCTGTATAAAATAGATAATCTACATCTTTTAAAAGTGGAAGAATAGAATCTTTGATCTTGTATCCTTGAATGCTTAAAAAATTATACAAATCATTTAAATCTAAAAAAGCAACAGTTTTATTTTGTGATGCTATTAAAAAAGCTAAATATTTTAATGAATAATTCACATTAATTAAATCATCATTTACAATAAATAAACTTTTAGTAGCCTTAAGTTTTAAATGATCATTTATTAATTTTTTTATATCTCCATATTCTTTAAATGTTTCTATTGTTTTTTTAAGCGCTTCTGTTTTTTTAGTTTTGCTATTTCAAAAATTATCAATATCTTTTTCAATGTTTGTTATGTTTGAAAATCAAAAATTGTCTAAAATTTTTTGTTTTTTAAATCATGGTTGATTACTAAAATCTAAATCTAAAAATCCATAACTATTTACCACTAATTCTCAATCAGGTTTTTTTTGATATTTTTTTAAATAACTATAATATTTATATAATAAATTCATTCCTTCTTTAACTTGTTCATCATTAAGATTAAGTTTAGCGATAATTTCTTTGATTTCATCATTATTAAGCATTTCTTCTTGTATTTTGCTTAATTTTACTTTAGGAGTATTTAAATTTATTTTAATTTCTTTTATTGATACATTACTCATTTGAATTCCGTTCATTAATATAAATTATTGATATTTTGTTTATTTTTTGAATAGTTTTTTATTTCTAAAGTGATTTCTAATTCCTTTTTAATATCATTTGTTAACATAATGTTTTTTGTTGCGTAGTCACGAGCAATAGTTTCAACATAATTTACAACAATTTGATTGTTAACTTTCAATGAAAAATCAATAAATAAGTTAATTTGTTCATCTAAAAAACCTAAATTAACTAAGTTTTCAATCATCTTTTTATGGTATATAGTTGGCTCTTGATTTGTTTTTTGTTTTATAAATTGTTCAGGAGTTAAAATATTACCAAAATTTGTATTTGCATTAATATTTTTAGATTTTTCTATTTCAGTATGTAATTTATCGAAGTTTAAATTTATATTATCCTTTAATTCAAATAAATCAGTATATTTTTTTGAAGTGTTAATATATTCGTCTTTATTTAAAGTAAATAACTGTTGTGCAAAAAATATTTTTTCATATTTTTTTTCACCAATTAATTTAAAAAGTTGTTTAGCTAAAACTGATTTTTGATATTGTTCAATTGTTAGTGGTTTATTTAAAGAAATGATCATGTTTTGAAATAAGGGAGATTCAAAACATCTTATTAAACCCACGGCTTCTAATTTATCTTTTGCATCAGTTAGGATTTCTATATTACAATTTAAATAATTTAAAACTTCATCCAATGAAAACTCATATCTAGGATTTTGAGTTAAATTAAATTCATCTAATAAATAATGATAAAGCGCAACTGATTCCATACCTATAATAGGTGTGTATAAAATACGAATATTTTCTAAGTCTGTTTGACTAATGTATTGATTTTTTTCAATATAAAAATTATTGTACTGCATACAACACCTCAAATCTAAATTATTAATTTCGAATTTTTCGTTCTTGATAATCTAATTTTAAATGCTTGAAAAATAAATTTTGAAGAATTTTTTAAAAAAATTTCTAGATAGAACTTTATAACAATAAATATTTACAATTTTAGGATCAAAAAAGTGCTTATTTATAGTATCAATTACAATTTTATTCTTGTTATTTACATTTCGTTTTTGTAAGTTTTTTACTCTTCTTTTTTCCGGAATCTCAATGCGAATAACTTTTGAAAAAAAACGGCTGAAATTAGCATTTTTTTTGTATAAAATTGGGATTTCTACGAAATCATAAAAATTATTTTCCAAATGATTTTCAATTAAGGGAAAAATTAATGATTCAATTTCGTTAATAAACTCAGGTTGTAAAAAAAGTCTATCCACAAGTGCTTTTTTATCAACTTCAACATCATTTACAAAATTTTCACCAAGATTATTTTTTATTAATTTATAACCTTCACTTCCATTTTGATAGAGTTTTTTTACTAGATTATCAACAATTAAAACATGATAGCCTTGATGCTGTAAAAAATTTAAAAATGTTGATTTACCTACACCACTTTTTCCAATTATCGCTATCATTTAAATTACCTCTAATTTTTTTAAATTTTGAGTTATTTTAACAAGTTCTAATTCTTGCAATCTATTTTGAGCATTTTCTGATATTTTTACATTTAAAAATGAGTTTAAAATGTTTTTATCTTCAAAAGGTACATCATATCTCAGTTGTGCTAAATATTTATCTCTTTTTAGATCATTTTGATATTCTAAAAATTTTTTTTGAATATTTTTATCTAGTGACTGTATATTTACATAAATATTTTCTACATTATGATATTTGTCTAATAATTTAATTGCAGTTTTTGGTCCAATTCCTTTTACACCTTTAAAATTATCAGAACTATCACCAACTATTGATTTATAGTCTACAACTTGTCAAGGATAAAAATTATAAATTTCAAAAAAGTTATCATTTGTTATTTCAATTAACTCCCTATTTTTGGGTTTTAAAATTTTTACATTGATATCAATTAGTTGATTTAAATCTTGGTCGGCTGAATAGATTAATATTTCTGTATTTTCTTTTAATTGAGAAGTTATTGTTGCAACTATGTCATCAGCTTCAAATCCGTTTTGTTCAAAACTCTTGAAATTAAGTTCTGGTAAAAGATCCTTTATAATCAAAAGTTGAGTATAAAAATCTTCAGGTGCTTTTTGTCTTTGTTGTTTATATTCTGGGTATTCTTCGTGTCTGAAGGTTTTTGCTCTTGCATCAAAGCAAAAGAAAACTTGATCTGGTGAATATTCTTTTAATAATTTAAAAACTGTATTAAAAAAACCAACAATAGCATTTGTTTTAATACCTGTTGTTGTTTCTAACTTTAATTTTGAATATAATGTTCCATAATAACTTTTAAATACTAAATATGTTCCATCAATAATAATTACTCTTTTTTTCATTACATTTCCTTTCAACCTTTAATTTGTCAACTTAAATCTTGTTTTTTAAGAATATCAACATAAATAATTTTACCGACGTGCTCTTTAATTGGTGAATTATTTCAAATAAACACTTGAATTGAGGCGCTACTATCAAATAAATTTACAATGGTAAAAGGCTTATTATTTTTAGTGGTTTTTACAATTGCATCTTTTATATAAACTGCAATTTTATGTTGGGTACCAGGGTGAATATCAATTAATCTTATATCTGATTCAAATTGCTTTGTAAGAGAAGAATTATAAACATTACCTAAATATAATATTTCATTTTTTGATTCAAATTCATAATCATAATTATAGTGAATTGGTTTAACATTTCAGTTAATTTGTTCTCAATTAATCATCTTTGTTTTTGTATTATATCCATTAAATAATTCTAATTTAAATGCGGTAGAATTTTCTAAACTATTTAATATTGAAACTTGATTTTCAAATTCCCTAAATATGCTAGCTTTTGTTAATGTTTTAAGAGTGCTTTCTCCAATTGAAGCAGCTCTTAATCTTAAAAATGTTTCTAAAATGTTTTTAAAAACACCATTTTTATTTCTTTCGCTTACAATATTTTCTGCCCCAACTTTACCAAAACCTTTGATCATTGTTAAAGGTAAATAAATTTTTTTATTTTTTATAATAGATTTTAATTCTGAATCATTAATTGTTGGACTTACTACAGAAATGCCTAATTCTTGTGCTTCGAAAATATATTTATTTAAATCTTCATAACTATTAATAGAAGAAGAGATAATTGCATTATAAAATTCTAGTGGAAAATGGGTTTTTAAATAAGCCATACGATATGTAATTAGTGAATAACTAACTGCATGAGATTTATTAAAACCATAAGCAGCAAAACTTTCGATATTATCAAAAATATTTTCAGCTAATTGTCTATCATAATTATTTTCAACGGCTTTTTTAATAAAAATATCTTTAAAACTTAAAAATTCTTCAACTTTTTTCTTACTAATTGCTCTTCTTAATAAATCA
The nucleotide sequence above comes from Mycoplasma zalophi. Encoded proteins:
- a CDS encoding YbaB/EbfC family nucleoid-associated protein — encoded protein: MNIQEMLKQAKKMQSEMELKEKEIAKKEFVVEKMGITLTILGSRKLKSVKINEALIDPDDPETLEDLIVVAFNDAMETIDKAYEELSQSLPQGNLPF
- the dnaX gene encoding DNA polymerase III subunit gamma/tau; translation: MTNNTYKALYRQYRPRNFNEVKGQEHIVKTLKNIILNNKVSHAYLFSGPRGTGKTSIAKIFASTLNCSHNEENSFEACEKCIKNVDNSLDIIEIDAASNTGIDDIRNLKEKIKNLPTSSKYKIYIIDEVHMLSKSAWNALLKTIEEPPLHVIFILATTDPQKIPMTVLSRVQRFNFRKIENKFIIEQLKYVYEKENIEFEEDALKLLATLSNGAMRDALTMADQVSIFSGEKKVTKKDVEIIFSLTSNETIIELLNLISFNSLNETLKYNENIFDNGIDTERLIIHLLDILKDFIIYKQTNDPELLINSQELEIKNLKLNLSNSYLILDHFIQLLKDIKYSDTPKQQFEISLIKLYGDIHKNTNIETTDFQNQITTEIKENQMSINDDFQEFSAPKDSNEDLLEIENNQQSIEEDWTGLEDNSLNDQQNFENNNENIYKTVEKDNEINDLNSNTAYADNIKQNNQNSRNSYAKDINKFLPIDDIVNDTIIEKQSTNQKINSILHNTQEFAVIQNDLTSEQEIVQDSILNQEEDEEEIVASDIFDSNDDYENNSNFIQTTKKPKEIEVDDIINMMLISQKEKHESNPTNWSVIYKSNILKSLDTDKNPAYDNYKKLFSNIKLILAAEKFIIFLADYQSIINAYLQYLEEFQFHEYIKSVFSKEICIFVVNRNKLEKASQYWRENRVEISQRKIVPMTCNMKNPTNFQSKQSIDKLKETFGDKLKITK
- the gap gene encoding type I glyceraldehyde-3-phosphate dehydrogenase encodes the protein MQKTKKIAINGFGRIGRLVFRDIFEEKDIEIVAINDLTNSQTLAHLLKYDTAHRKFNHDVTFSENNIIVDEKIIPIFSEKDPKNLPWKSLDVDVVVEATGRFTTEEGASLHIEAGAKKVIITAPSKGSNNVKTIVYSVNENILTNEDKIISTASCTTNCLAPIANILNKEYKIKKGFMTTVHAYTADQNLQDGPHRDLRRARAAAMNIVPTTTGAAKAIGLVIPELAGVMDGIALRVPTVTGSIVDLTLELEKEPTVKEINELMKQNASESLIFTDEPIVSSDIIGSHGAWFDSLLTSVIEVDGKKLYKVFGWYDNEQSFVSQYVRVLKHVLELK
- a CDS encoding DnaD domain protein → MQYNNFYIEKNQYISQTDLENIRILYTPIIGMESVALYHYLLDEFNLTQNPRYEFSLDEVLNYLNCNIEILTDAKDKLEAVGLIRCFESPLFQNMIISLNKPLTIEQYQKSVLAKQLFKLIGEKKYEKIFFAQQLFTLNKDEYINTSKKYTDLFELKDNINLNFDKLHTEIEKSKNINANTNFGNILTPEQFIKQKTNQEPTIYHKKMIENLVNLGFLDEQINLFIDFSLKVNNQIVVNYVETIARDYATKNIMLTNDIKKELEITLEIKNYSKNKQNINNLY
- the coaE gene encoding dephospho-CoA kinase (Dephospho-CoA kinase (CoaE) performs the final step in coenzyme A biosynthesis.) yields the protein MIAIIGKSGVGKSTFLNFLQHQGYHVLIVDNLVKKLYQNGSEGYKLIKNNLGENFVNDVEVDKKALVDRLFLQPEFINEIESLIFPLIENHLENNFYDFVEIPILYKKNANFSRFFSKVIRIEIPEKRRVKNLQKRNVNNKNKIVIDTINKHFFDPKIVNIYCYKVLSRNFFKKFFKIYFSSI
- a CDS encoding 5'-3' exonuclease, translated to MKKRVIIIDGTYLVFKSYYGTLYSKLKLETTTGIKTNAIVGFFNTVFKLLKEYSPDQVFFCFDARAKTFRHEEYPEYKQQRQKAPEDFYTQLLIIKDLLPELNFKSFEQNGFEADDIVATITSQLKENTEILIYSADQDLNQLIDINVKILKPKNRELIEITNDNFFEIYNFYPWQVVDYKSIVGDSSDNFKGVKGIGPKTAIKLLDKYHNVENIYVNIQSLDKNIQKKFLEYQNDLKRDKYLAQLRYDVPFEDKNILNSFLNVKISENAQNRLQELELVKITQNLKKLEVI